In Odontesthes bonariensis isolate fOdoBon6 chromosome 9, fOdoBon6.hap1, whole genome shotgun sequence, the following proteins share a genomic window:
- the igsf9ba gene encoding protein turtle homolog B isoform X5 translates to MIWYVATLIASVFSTRGTAAQGAHGVREEPRFVTARAGESVILGCDVSPPHDGQQPPYVVEWFKFGVPMPVFINLRFYPPHVDPVYTGRASLHGKASLQIDPVRSEDQGWYECRVLMLEQQYDTFHNGSWVHLTVNAPPSFTATPPQYVEAKEGGSTLLSCSAQGNPKPIISWLREGEELVTNTKYSVHDGSLTILGITRDDREAYTCRAYSDQGEVLHTTRLLVQGPPYIVSPPENVTVNISQNALFTCQAEAYPGNLTYTWFWEEDNVYFKNDLKLRVRILIDGTLIIFRVKPEDAGKYTCSPSNSLGISPSASAYLTVQYPARVINMPPVIYVPRKLPGIIRCPVDANPPVTSVKWEKDGYPLRVERYPGWSLMPDGSIRVAEATEDSLGTYTCVPYNALGTMGMSPPATLVLKDPPYFNVRPGGEYRQEAGRELVIPCAASGDPDIPTITWRKVGKPSRSKHNILPSGSLQFLSLSKEDHGEWECVATNVVTSITASTRILVIGTSPHAPGNIHVLPSTTSANVSWEPGYDGGFEQTFSVWYGPVSKRVDFGPHDWHSMPVSGAQTWLMVPGLEAGTEYQFSVLAQNKLGTGPFSEVVTVTTAGSPLGTPEPLVLLTPPRCLTANRTQHGVLLTWLPPANHSSPIDRYIMEFRLGERWEVLDDLIPSTDTELIARDLIQDSWYEFRVMAVMDDLISESSNVVGVSSTADPFPAPELPEEGLARPVVAGVVATICFLAAAVLFSTLAACFVNKQHRRKPKRKPDPPLSVTHFRKSIESPPPLTPLPGVEPCWEEPARSSFLPPPASPLLSSGKISPESSPPSRPRSLSSEGSHGPGLYVRKLSSPQRERDKELSFYKKTKRAIASKKYSVSKHEAEVTTPIELISRGPDGRFVMEISPPHRRIQGFPFAEESDMYPEFRQSDEENDFDPGPLPPIMPTLRPQLSPTSSSLESTQPPTYSPRLHRAMEGMSFAEGSALHASGQAPSSRYRGFPQGPFYGYLGSRAESGIPPPFYMPDISPRSSALSSPPGTAEGPFGYPSIPEESGEMEHHQYTASGHSLSHTHSPPPRSPESWQPHELPFLGLEGPRFIYPPHHPLYHPQDLPDPPPYPPHSLPSSRLHLPPLQDPMSPGLLQLEVPVAPPGRDRPPVRRLAMQQAQSLGQLRHTAHGVGVPVLPYPDPAARAGSPSTAPSSSPQSWLSPRAGRRADPSLPPLVLQPSRLSPLSQSPLSTQPGSPDILVRPPPRPSILRTSRSLEMPEITLQPSATVSFSRRSSLTTSPIQGVKQPSPSYHAHMSYASTAASYPSQSPSPPPEGRDVFGQRPSQRRTEEEMLPSEPSQLQISASGYLGSVVVTRSPTPQ, encoded by the exons CCCCACCATCATTTACAGCGACGCCGCCGCAATATGTAGAGGCAAAGGAAGGGGGGAGCACCCTGCTTAGCTGCTCTGCCCAGGGAAATCCAAAACCAATCATCAGCTGGctgagggagggggaggagctcgTAACCAACACAAAGTACTCG GTTCATGATGGGAGTCTGACCATCCTTGGCATCACCAGAGATGACAGAGAGGCGTACACTTGCAGAGCCTACAGTGACCAGGGAGAAGTGCTCCACACTACCCGGCTGCTGGTTCAAG GGCCTCCATACATCGTCTCACCACCTGAAAACGTCACTGTAaacatatcccagaatgcactCTTCACCTGCCAAGCAGAGGCGTATCCTGGCAATCTGACCTACACCTGGTTTTGGGAGGAGGATAACGTCTACTTCAAGAA tGATCTGAAGCTCCGAGTCCGCATCCTCATCGACGGCACCCTCATCATCTTCCGGGTCAAGCCGGAGGATGCTGGGAAATACACCTGCAGTCCGAGCAACAGCCTCGGTATCTCGCCCTCAGCATCAGCCTACCTGACAGTTCAAT ACCCGGCCCGTGTGATCAACATGCCCCCTGTCATCTACGTCCCACGGAAACTGCCAGGCATCATCCGCTGCCCAGTGGACGCCAACCCACCGGTGACATCAGTGAAGTGGGAGAAAGACGGCTACCCACTCAGAGTGGAGAGG TACCCTGGTTGGAGCCTGATGCCAGATGGAAGTATCCGGGTGGCAGAGGCCACAGAAGACTCCCTGGGCACCTACACCTGTGTGCCTTACAACGCCCTGGGTACCATGGGCATGTCCCCCCCTGCCACTTTGGTGCTAAAG GATCCCCCTTACTTTAATGTGAGGCCTGGGGGGGAGTACCGTCAGGAGGCTGGGAGAGAGCTAGTAATCCCCTGTGCTGCTTCTGGAGACCCTGATATACCAACCATCACCTGGAGAAAG GTGGGGAAGCCAAGCAGGAGTAAGCACAACATCCTACCCAGTGGCAGCTTACAGTTTCTGTCCCTCAGCAAGGAGGACCATGGAGAGTGGGAGTGTGTAGCCACCAATGTGGTCACAAGCATCACTGCCAGCACGCGTATCCTAGTCATCG GCACCAGCCCACACGCTCCTGGCAATATCCATGTATTGCCCTCAACAACCTCTGCTAATGTTTCCTGGGAACCAGGTTATGATGGCGGCTTCGAACAGACATTCTCAGTGTGGTACGGTCCAGT GTCAAAGAGAGTAGACTTTGGTCCTCACGATTGGCATTCGATGCCAGTTTCTGGTGCTCAGACCTGGTTGATGGTGCCAGGGTTGGAGGCTGGGACGGAGTACCAGTTCAGTGTGTTGGCACAAAACAAACTGGGCACGGGCCCATTCAGTGAAGTTGTGACAGTCACCACTGCAG GCTCTCCTCTGGGTACCCCAGAACCACTGGTGCTTCTTACTCCACCACGGTGCCTCACAGCCAATCGCACGCAGCACGGTGTCCTCCTCACATGGCTTCCTCCAGCCAATCACTCTTCGCCCATCGACCGATATATCATGGAGTTCCGCCTTGGGGAGAGGTGGGAGGTTCTGGATGACTTGATCCCATCCACTGACACTGAGCTCATAGCAAGAGACCTCATTCAG GACTCCTGGTATGAGTTTCGAGTGATGGCGGTTATGGATGACCTGATCAGTGAGAGCAGCAATGTAGTGGGAGTGTCCAGTACAG CAGACCCCTTCCCTGCTCCAGAGTTGCCTGAAGAAGGGCTGGCGCGGCCTGTGGTGGCAGGTGTTGTGGCAACTATTTGTTTTCTGGCAGCAGCAGTACTGTTCAGCACTCTAGCAGCTTGCTTTGTCAATAAACAACACCGTCGAAAACCCAAACGTAAACCAG ATCCTCCCTTGTCGGTGACACACTTCAGGAAAAGCATTGAGTCGCC GCCTCCTCTCACCCCCTTGCCAGGGGTAGAGCCCTGCTGGGAGGAGCCTGCCAGGAGCAGTTTCTTGCCCCCGCCGGCGAGCCCCCT GTTATCGTCGGGGAAGATAAGTCCCGAGAGCTCCCCTCCATCTCGGCCACGCTCTCTTTCATCGGAGGGTTCCCATGGTCCAGGCCTGTACGTCAGAAAGCTGTCCAGccctcagagagaaagagacaaagAGCTCTCCTTCTACAAGAAAACCAAGCGTGCCATAGCCAGCAAGAAATACAGTGTGTCCAAACATGAGGCAGAGGTCACTACGCCTATTGAGCTAATAAGTCGTGGCCCTGACGGCCGCTTCGTCATGGAGATCAGCCCACCCCACCGCCGTATCCAGGGCTTCCCCTTCGCAGAGGAGTCTGACATGTACCCTGAGTTCCGGCAGTCTGATGAGGAGAATGATTTTGACCCCGGGCCTTTGCCGCCCATCATGCCCACCCTGCGGCCCCAGCTCTCCCCAACGTCCTCCAGCCTGGAGTCAACGCAGCCCCCCACCTACAGCCCCCGCCTACACAGGGCCATGGAAGGTATGAGCTTTGCAGAGGGCAGTGCACTTCACGCCTCAGGGCAGGCCCCGTCCTCCCGCTATAGGGGCTTTCCCCAGGGCCCATTCTATGGGTATCTAGGCAGTCGTGCTGAATCAGGGATTCCACCACCATTCTACATGCCTGACATCAGCCCGCGTAGCTCCGCTCTGTCCTCCCCACCAGGCACCGCTGAGGGGCCCTTTGGTTACCCCTCCATCCCTGAGGAGAGTGGAGAGATGGAGCACCATCAGTACACTGCCTCTGGTCAttctctgtctcacacacacagccctcCTCCCCGCTCACCTGAAAGTTGGCAGCCTCATGAGTTACCTTTTCTTGGTCTAGAGGGCCCGCGGTTCATATACCCACCTCACCATCCCTTATATCATCCCCAGGACCTCCCTGACCCACCCCCATACCCTCCTCACTCTCTCCCCTCTAGTCGCTTACACCTCCCTCCCCTACAGGATCCAATGAGTCCTGGACTTCTGCAACTGGAGGTCCCTGTGGCTCCCCCAGGCAGAGACAGGCCTCCGGTTAGGCGTTTAGCTATGCAACAGGCCCAGAGTCTCGGCCAGCTCAGACACACGGCCCACGGTGTGGGTGTACCAGTGTTGCCTTACCCTGACCCGGCAGCCCGTGCAGGGAGCCCAAGCACAGCCCCCAGTAGTAGCCCTCAGTCCTGGCTCAGTCCGAGGGCAGGGCGCCGGGCAGACCCCAGCCTACCCCCGCTAGTACTCCAGCCCTCCCGTCTCTCTCCCCTCTCCCAAAGCCCCCTTAGCACCCAACCAGGTTCCCCAGATATTCTAGTGCGGCCCCCTCCCCGCCCCAGCATACTCCGCACCTCTCGGTCTCTGGAGATGCCTGAGATCACTCTGCAGCCCTCGGCCACTGTCAGTTTCTCCCGGAGGTCGTCTTTGACCACCTCTCCCATTCAGGGCGTCAAGCAGCCCAGCCCCAGTTATCACGCCCATATGTCCTATGCCTCCACTGCAGCCAGTTACCCCTCCCAGTCCCCCTCTCCCCCTCCAGAGGGCAGGGATGTTTTCGGGCAGAGGCCATCCCAGAgaaggacagaggaggagatgCTACCCTCAGAACCCTCCCAGCTCCAGATATCAGCCTCAGG CTATCTGGGCAGCGTTGTTGTGACCCGGTCCCCTACGCCACAATAG